Proteins encoded by one window of Lasioglossum baleicum chromosome 4, iyLasBale1, whole genome shotgun sequence:
- the LOC143208109 gene encoding uncharacterized protein LOC143208109, with protein sequence MLFGFGEDYNKITVNVRQELVLIRSRNDLNALNGSSTLRPKIELFKVQWRMPHISLEEVTKLSLLRILERGQMIPMSFRSWDLYEYPHLQTTTKHTWAIKTVTQLEKPRFIIFALQNDRKNQLQKSANQFDDCKLLNIRLYLNSESYPYNDLNLDFEKNKYAILYDMYTRFQNSYYGNRFSEPLLDELQFLSQGPFVVIDCSRQNESVKSATIDVRIDFECRDNVPVNTAAYCLIIHDRIVEYSPLTNVVRRIL encoded by the coding sequence ATGCTATTTGGCTTCGGTGAAGATTATAACAAGATTACCGTTAACGTGCGTCAAGAGTTAGTCTTAATTCGATCACGAAATGATCTAAACGCATTGAATGGTTCTAGTACTTTAAGACCTAAAATCGAATTATTCAAAGTTCAGTGGCGTATGCCACACATAAGTCTGGAAGAAGTAACCAAATTGTCATTACTACGCATTCTCGAGAGAGGACAAATGATACCTATGAGTTTTCGCTCTTGGGATCTATACGAATATCCACATTTGCAAACAACTACGAAGCATACGTGGGCGATAAAGACTGTAACACAATTGGAGAAACCCCGTTTCATCATATTCGCATTGCAGAACGATAGGAAGAATCAATTGCAGAAGAGTGCTAATCAATTCGACGATTGTAAACTGTTAAACATACGGTTGTACCTAAATTCCGAATCGTACCCATACAACGACCTAAACTTGGACTTTGAAAAGAATAAGTATGCGATACTTTATGACATGTACACAAGATTTCAAAACTCATATTATGGTAATCGATTCAGTGAGCCGCTATTGGATGAATTACAGTTCTTATCACAGGGTCCATTTGTGGTCATAGACTGCTCTCGTCAAAACGAGTCTGTCAAAAGTGCAACCATTGATGTGCGCATAGATTTCGAGTGCAGAGATAATGTGCCTGTGAACACAGCTGCTTACTGTTTAATTATACACGATCGTATAGTCGAGTACAGCCCGTTGACCAACGTCGTGCGCAGAATACTTTAA